One stretch of Amycolatopsis sp. NBC_00345 DNA includes these proteins:
- a CDS encoding acyl-CoA dehydrogenase family protein, protein MARLAQTDGLTDVQSEILATVRSFVDKEVIPHAQELEHSDTYPTAIVEGMKEMGLFGLTIPEEYGGLGESLLTYALVVEEIARGWMSVSGVINTHFIVAHMISRHGTEEQKQHFLPRMATGEVRGSFSMSEPDLGSDVAAIKTRARRDGDDYVINGAKMWLTNGGSSNLIALLVKTDEGAEKAHQNLTTFLVEKPEGFGEVAPGLTIPGKIEKMGYKGVDTTEAVFDGFRIGADKVLGGAPGKGFSYMMDGVEVGRVNVAARACGIAIRAFELAIDYAQQRKTFGKPIAEHQAIAFKLAEMATKVEAAHLMMVNAARLKDSGARNDVGAGMAKLIASEYCAEVTQESFRIHGGYGYSKEYEIERLMREAPFLLIGEGTSEIQKTIISRGLLREYKAKS, encoded by the coding sequence ATGGCCCGCCTTGCCCAGACCGACGGCCTGACCGACGTGCAGTCCGAGATCCTCGCGACCGTCCGTTCGTTCGTGGACAAGGAGGTCATCCCGCACGCGCAGGAGCTGGAGCACTCCGACACCTACCCGACGGCGATCGTCGAAGGCATGAAGGAGATGGGCCTGTTCGGGCTCACCATCCCGGAGGAGTACGGCGGGCTCGGCGAGTCGCTGCTGACCTACGCGCTGGTGGTCGAGGAGATCGCGCGTGGCTGGATGAGCGTGTCCGGCGTGATCAACACGCACTTCATCGTCGCGCACATGATCTCCCGCCACGGCACCGAGGAGCAGAAGCAGCACTTCCTGCCGCGCATGGCGACCGGCGAGGTCCGCGGCAGCTTCTCGATGTCGGAGCCGGACCTCGGCTCGGACGTCGCGGCGATCAAGACCCGTGCCCGGCGCGACGGCGACGACTACGTCATCAACGGCGCCAAGATGTGGCTCACCAACGGCGGCAGCTCGAATCTGATCGCCCTGCTGGTGAAGACCGACGAGGGCGCGGAGAAGGCCCACCAGAACCTCACCACGTTCCTCGTGGAGAAGCCCGAGGGCTTCGGCGAAGTGGCGCCGGGCCTGACGATCCCGGGCAAGATCGAGAAGATGGGCTACAAGGGCGTCGACACCACCGAGGCCGTGTTCGACGGCTTCCGCATCGGCGCCGACAAGGTCCTCGGCGGCGCGCCCGGCAAGGGCTTCTCGTACATGATGGACGGTGTCGAGGTCGGCCGCGTGAACGTCGCGGCGCGCGCGTGCGGGATCGCGATCCGCGCGTTCGAGCTGGCCATCGACTACGCCCAGCAGCGCAAGACCTTCGGCAAGCCGATCGCCGAGCACCAGGCGATCGCGTTCAAGCTCGCGGAGATGGCCACGAAGGTCGAGGCGGCGCACCTGATGATGGTGAACGCCGCGCGGCTCAAGGACTCCGGCGCCCGCAACGACGTCGGGGCCGGCATGGCGAAGCTGATCGCGAGCGAGTACTGCGCCGAGGTCACGCAGGAGTCGTTCCGCATCCACGGCGGTTACGGCTACTCCAAGGAGTACGAGATCGAGCGGCTGATGCGCGAGGCCCCGTTCCTGCTCATCGGCGAGGGCACCAGCGAGATCCAGAAGACCATCATCAGCCGCGGCCTCCTGCGCGAGTACAAGGCGAAGTCCTAG
- a CDS encoding DUF4190 domain-containing protein: MTNPSDPANPSEPTGQALPSEPSQPSAQQQPPAPFSPPDQPSDPTAGDATAYSTPSDSFTAPYDSPSATTPYAPPATAEPGPFDAPSTSDPAATASPVSGGFAAPGGQTTAAPYAGGPAAAPSSDPFTPPQAGAYSPPAYPGQPYPGATAGYPAAAPQGQLQPYGQQPYGQPYPQPPFAQPYSPYGPMGSPQSQDSGLAIGALVCSLLGLLTCLVAVPGIIMGHIALSKANRGEAGGRGIALSAVVIGYVIVALYIGFFVTIIILGVNGYLDN, from the coding sequence ATGACCAACCCGTCCGACCCGGCCAACCCGTCCGAGCCGACCGGCCAGGCGCTGCCGTCCGAGCCGTCGCAGCCGTCGGCCCAGCAGCAGCCGCCCGCGCCGTTCTCACCGCCGGACCAGCCGAGCGACCCCACCGCGGGCGACGCCACGGCCTACTCGACGCCGTCGGACTCGTTCACGGCTCCGTACGACTCGCCGTCCGCGACGACCCCGTACGCCCCACCCGCGACGGCCGAGCCGGGCCCCTTCGACGCGCCGTCCACTTCGGATCCCGCCGCGACGGCGAGCCCGGTGTCGGGTGGGTTCGCGGCACCTGGGGGCCAGACCACCGCCGCGCCGTATGCCGGTGGGCCGGCCGCGGCGCCCAGCTCGGACCCGTTCACCCCGCCGCAGGCCGGCGCGTACTCACCGCCCGCCTATCCCGGGCAGCCCTACCCCGGGGCGACGGCGGGCTACCCGGCCGCGGCACCACAAGGTCAGCTGCAGCCCTACGGCCAGCAGCCCTACGGCCAGCCGTACCCGCAGCCGCCCTTCGCCCAGCCGTACTCGCCGTACGGGCCGATGGGCTCACCGCAGTCGCAGGACAGCGGGCTCGCGATCGGCGCGCTGGTGTGCTCGCTGCTCGGCCTGCTGACCTGCCTCGTCGCGGTCCCGGGCATCATCATGGGCCACATCGCGCTGAGCAAGGCCAATCGCGGCGAGGCCGGCGGCCGCGGCATCGCGCTGTCCGCCGTGGTGATCGGCTACGTGATCGTGGCGCTGTACATCGGCTTCTTCGTGACGATCATCATCCTGGGCGTCAACGGCTACCTCGACAACTGA
- a CDS encoding aminoglycoside phosphotransferase family protein — translation MTPLRIPPAFAARAPRVLGPESRPWLAALPGLAEKYSREWGLTLEGEAMHGFVGVVQPARRADGTPAALKLGWVEEESRYEPLALSTWAGRGSVLLLESAPADGVMLLERLDHTRTLDHEPLLEAVDVMSGLARRLAIPAPPELSRTLRGEAERLLDELPKAWHELGEPLPRRHLDAALEVCRDLGPSAGHALVNEDLHYQNVLAGQREPWLVIDPKPLSGDLEYGVFSLLWNRFDESTLDSKTEVTGLDVELVKAWTLVRSVENQLWFAEDLRDTGDLGDEQPAYESLPRLVLWAMS, via the coding sequence GTGACCCCGCTGCGGATTCCGCCCGCCTTCGCCGCCCGCGCGCCCCGGGTGCTCGGCCCCGAAAGCCGGCCATGGCTCGCCGCTTTGCCCGGCTTGGCCGAGAAGTACTCCCGCGAGTGGGGCCTGACGCTGGAGGGCGAGGCGATGCACGGCTTCGTCGGCGTCGTCCAGCCGGCGCGCCGAGCGGACGGCACCCCGGCCGCGCTCAAACTCGGCTGGGTGGAAGAGGAATCGCGGTACGAGCCGCTCGCACTGTCCACATGGGCCGGTCGCGGATCGGTGCTGCTGCTGGAGTCCGCGCCCGCCGACGGCGTGATGCTGCTCGAACGCCTCGACCACACCCGGACGCTGGACCACGAGCCGCTGCTCGAAGCCGTCGACGTGATGAGCGGGCTGGCGCGGCGCCTGGCCATACCCGCGCCGCCCGAGCTGTCGCGGACCCTGCGCGGCGAGGCCGAGCGGCTGCTCGACGAGCTGCCGAAGGCCTGGCACGAGCTGGGCGAACCGCTCCCCCGCCGGCACCTCGACGCCGCGCTCGAGGTGTGCCGCGACCTCGGCCCGTCCGCCGGCCACGCGCTGGTGAACGAGGACCTGCACTACCAGAACGTGCTCGCCGGACAGCGTGAGCCGTGGCTCGTGATCGACCCCAAGCCGCTCTCCGGCGACCTCGAGTACGGCGTGTTCTCCCTGCTGTGGAACCGGTTCGACGAGTCCACATTGGATTCGAAGACCGAGGTCACCGGGCTGGACGTGGAGCTGGTGAAGGCCTGGACGCTGGTCCGCTCCGTCGAGAACCAGCTGTGGTTCGCCGAAGACCTGCGAGACACCGGGGACCTCGGCGACGAGCAGCCCGCGTACGAGTCGCTCCCGCGCCTCGTTTTGTGGGCCATGTCCTGA
- a CDS encoding DUF4190 domain-containing protein produces the protein MSERYEQPSFEHQPYPPQGPPPGAGLAIGSLVCSIAGLIVCAPAAIAGIVMGHIAYARSRRGTATGGAVAVAGFVIGYLGLLVWGIMIPFVLHELVKYGAFG, from the coding sequence ATGAGTGAGCGTTACGAGCAGCCGTCGTTCGAGCACCAGCCCTACCCTCCGCAGGGGCCGCCGCCCGGCGCGGGGCTCGCGATCGGTTCGCTGGTGTGCTCGATCGCGGGGCTGATCGTCTGCGCTCCGGCGGCGATCGCGGGGATCGTGATGGGGCACATCGCGTACGCGCGTTCACGCCGCGGCACGGCGACCGGCGGCGCGGTGGCCGTGGCGGGCTTCGTGATCGGGTACCTCGGACTGCTGGTGTGGGGGATCATGATCCCGTTCGTCCTGCACGAGCTGGTCAAGTACGGCGCCTTCGGCTGA
- a CDS encoding magnesium transporter MgtE N-terminal domain-containing protein — translation MSAVNRVFAAQLAGLPVFGPDGESIGKVRDVVAGLRLDQQPPRVLGLVVELATRRRVFVPMLRVTSIEPNAVTLATGSVNMRHFTQRPNEVLVCGQLLDAHSTLVGTETRVTVVDAALEPTRTRDWVLAKLAIRERSTRLALGRRRAAMQVVPWSEVAGLGLTDLSGSPQGAGQLLMLFDTMRAVDVAATVRDLPLKRRHEVADAMDDERLADVIEELPDDDQKELLGYLTEDRAADILEAMNPDDAADLLSELTPDEQLRLLELMEPEESAPVKRLLAYSPDTAGGLMTPEPVVLTPDATIAEALAHIRNADLPAALATMVFVCRPPSATPTGRFVGVAHFQRLLREPPAELIASAVDTDLTALRPTASLPEVTRYFAAYNLACGPVVDAEDHLLGAVTVDDVLDHLLPDGWRETGLRDVADGVETADATSTSGPAETTKTAETQGAERA, via the coding sequence ATGTCCGCCGTGAACAGGGTTTTCGCAGCTCAGCTGGCAGGTCTGCCGGTGTTCGGACCCGACGGGGAATCGATCGGGAAGGTCCGTGACGTCGTCGCGGGCCTGCGGCTCGACCAGCAGCCGCCGCGTGTCCTCGGCCTGGTGGTCGAGCTGGCGACGCGGCGGCGCGTCTTCGTGCCCATGCTGCGCGTGACGTCGATCGAGCCGAACGCCGTGACGCTCGCCACCGGCTCGGTGAACATGCGCCACTTCACCCAGCGCCCCAACGAAGTCCTGGTGTGCGGGCAGCTGCTCGACGCCCATTCGACGCTGGTCGGCACCGAAACCCGCGTCACCGTCGTCGACGCCGCGCTGGAGCCCACCCGCACGCGTGACTGGGTGCTGGCCAAGCTGGCGATCCGCGAACGCTCCACGCGCCTCGCGCTGGGCCGCCGACGCGCGGCGATGCAGGTGGTGCCGTGGAGCGAGGTCGCGGGGCTCGGCCTCACCGACCTGTCCGGGTCGCCCCAGGGCGCGGGGCAGCTGCTGATGCTGTTCGACACGATGCGCGCGGTCGACGTCGCCGCGACCGTGCGGGACCTGCCGCTCAAGCGCCGCCACGAGGTGGCCGACGCGATGGACGACGAGCGCCTCGCCGACGTCATCGAGGAGCTGCCCGACGACGACCAGAAGGAGCTGCTCGGCTACCTGACCGAGGATCGCGCCGCCGACATCCTCGAGGCGATGAACCCCGACGACGCGGCGGACCTGCTGTCCGAGCTGACCCCCGACGAGCAGCTGCGCCTGCTGGAGCTGATGGAGCCGGAGGAGTCCGCGCCGGTCAAGCGGCTGCTGGCGTACTCCCCCGACACCGCGGGCGGCCTGATGACGCCGGAGCCGGTGGTCCTCACGCCCGACGCGACGATCGCCGAGGCGCTCGCGCACATCCGCAACGCCGACCTGCCCGCCGCGCTGGCCACCATGGTGTTCGTCTGCCGTCCGCCGTCGGCGACACCGACCGGGCGGTTCGTCGGCGTGGCGCACTTCCAGCGGCTGCTGCGCGAGCCGCCGGCCGAGCTGATCGCGAGCGCGGTCGACACCGACCTCACCGCGTTGCGCCCGACGGCGTCGCTGCCCGAGGTGACGCGGTACTTCGCGGCGTACAACCTGGCGTGCGGCCCGGTGGTCGACGCCGAGGACCACCTGCTCGGCGCCGTCACCGTCGACGACGTCCTCGACCACCTGCTGCCCGACGGCTGGCGCGAAACCGGCCTGCGCGACGTCGCCGACGGCGTCGAAACCGCTGATGCCACAAGTACTTCCGGGCCTGCTGAAACCACCAAGACCGCCGAGACCCAAGGGGCCGAACGTGCCTGA
- the tatB gene encoding Sec-independent protein translocase protein TatB — translation MFDSVGWGEILVLIVAGLFILGPERLPEAASWMAKSVRKVREFATGAKEQLREEMGPEFDHLRKPLEDLRGLRNFDPKRVVTQHLFDGDSDPLGLGSLSGSNGSNGSNGSNGSNGSSVKPQSIAPQAEPLKPGERPPVDPDAT, via the coding sequence GTGTTCGACAGTGTCGGCTGGGGCGAAATCCTCGTGCTTATCGTCGCCGGTCTTTTCATCCTCGGGCCGGAGCGGCTGCCCGAAGCGGCGTCGTGGATGGCCAAGAGCGTGCGTAAGGTCCGCGAGTTCGCCACTGGTGCCAAGGAACAGCTGCGCGAGGAGATGGGCCCGGAGTTCGACCATCTCCGCAAGCCGCTCGAAGACCTGCGCGGCCTGCGCAACTTCGACCCCAAGCGCGTGGTCACCCAGCACCTGTTCGACGGCGACTCGGACCCGCTCGGGCTCGGCTCGCTGAGCGGCTCCAACGGGTCCAACGGCTCGAACGGGTCCAATGGCTCCAACGGGTCCAGCGTCAAACCGCAGAGCATCGCCCCGCAGGCCGAGCCGCTGAAGCCGGGCGAGCGCCCGCCGGTGGACCCGGACGCCACCTGA
- a CDS encoding DUF1003 domain-containing protein: MPELTSGRRLDQPRGQARLRLNIDPDTFGRLTERLARFLGTGKYLFWQTLIVVIWIVLNLVAVSFRWDPYPFILLNLAFSTQAAYAAPLILLAQNRQDDRDRVALDEDRKRSAQTKADTEYLARELASLRLAVGEVATRDYLRSELERLREDLDVGAKPRRTKQA, encoded by the coding sequence GTGCCTGAACTCACTTCGGGCCGCCGGCTCGACCAGCCGCGCGGGCAGGCCCGGCTGCGGCTGAACATCGACCCGGACACCTTCGGCAGGCTGACCGAGCGCCTCGCGCGATTCCTGGGCACCGGCAAGTACCTGTTCTGGCAGACGCTGATCGTGGTCATCTGGATCGTGCTGAACCTGGTGGCGGTCTCGTTCCGGTGGGACCCGTACCCGTTCATCCTGCTCAACCTGGCCTTCTCGACACAGGCCGCGTACGCCGCGCCGCTGATCCTGCTGGCGCAGAACCGGCAGGACGACCGTGACCGCGTCGCACTGGACGAGGACCGCAAGCGCTCCGCCCAGACCAAGGCCGACACCGAGTACCTGGCGCGCGAGCTGGCGTCGCTGCGGCTCGCGGTCGGCGAGGTGGCCACCCGCGACTACCTGCGCAGCGAGCTCGAACGGCTGCGCGAGGACCTCGATGTCGGGGCCAAGCCAAGGCGGACGAAGCAGGCGTAA
- a CDS encoding RNA polymerase sigma factor translates to MPAPSDVELTRAAQSGDVTALGALLARHEAGMRAVALAVLGRTADAEDAVQDAAVVALRRIGDVRDPAAVGPWLKMVVRNAGRARLRSTKDIPVDGGWDLAPSTQATPEQLLESHAMRDWLWRAIEDLSPPVRLVMMLRHFSERVTSYEEIARACGIPVGTVRSRLSQGRAKLAEALRATSAVAHDDAGLFAARSRQNALDTLAAAERGEFHRVLADRWSPRVAFLGGPEPVIGPGFLLRGMEGDLTAGVRQRLVHTVASRDLVVWEMDLLNPPDDPEHCPPGVTWLMSLDQGRVTRLRLHHSPMTAVTASGAN, encoded by the coding sequence GTGCCCGCTCCTTCCGATGTTGAGCTCACGCGTGCCGCGCAGTCCGGTGACGTGACGGCGCTGGGCGCGCTGCTCGCGCGGCACGAGGCGGGCATGCGCGCGGTGGCGCTGGCCGTGCTCGGGCGGACCGCCGACGCTGAGGACGCCGTGCAGGACGCGGCCGTGGTCGCGCTGCGCCGGATCGGCGACGTGCGTGACCCGGCCGCGGTGGGCCCGTGGCTGAAGATGGTGGTGCGCAACGCGGGCCGCGCGCGGCTGAGGTCCACTAAGGACATTCCGGTGGACGGCGGGTGGGACCTCGCGCCGTCCACCCAGGCGACGCCTGAGCAGCTGCTGGAGAGCCACGCGATGCGCGACTGGCTCTGGCGCGCCATCGAGGACCTGTCGCCGCCCGTGCGGCTGGTGATGATGCTGCGGCACTTCAGCGAGCGCGTCACGTCCTATGAGGAGATCGCCCGCGCCTGCGGGATCCCGGTCGGCACGGTCCGCAGCCGGCTCAGCCAGGGCCGGGCCAAGCTCGCCGAGGCGCTGCGGGCGACGTCGGCCGTGGCGCACGACGACGCCGGGCTGTTCGCCGCGCGCAGCAGGCAGAACGCGCTCGACACCCTCGCCGCCGCCGAGCGGGGCGAGTTCCACCGCGTGCTGGCCGACCGGTGGTCGCCGCGGGTCGCCTTCCTCGGCGGCCCGGAGCCGGTGATCGGGCCCGGGTTCCTGCTGCGCGGCATGGAAGGCGACCTGACCGCGGGCGTGCGCCAGCGGCTCGTGCACACGGTGGCGAGCCGTGACCTCGTCGTCTGGGAGATGGACCTGCTGAACCCGCCGGACGACCCGGAGCACTGCCCGCCCGGGGTCACCTGGCTGATGTCGCTGGACCAGGGGCGCGTGACCCGGCTCCGGCTGCACCACTCGCCTATGACCGCCGTCACAGCGAGTGGGGCGAACTAA
- a CDS encoding Mrp/NBP35 family ATP-binding protein: MTSTQQLPSVDDVRTALKDVYDPEIKKPITDLGMVKDVVVGEDGVVTVGIYLTVAGCPLKATLTADTTNAVKKLPGVADVRVELDVMNDEQRSDLRKSLRGDAAEPVIPFAQPGSMTRVYCVASGKGGVGKSSVTVNLAVAMAQRGLSVGVVDADIYGHSIPRMLGAREKPTKVDTMIMPPQSHGVKVISIGMFTPGNAPVVWRGPMLHRALQQFLADVFWGDLDILLLDLPPGTGDIAISVAQLIPNAEILVVTTPQQAAAEVAERAGAIAMQTRQRVAGVIENMSWLETPSGERMEIFGSGGGQSVADSLSKSIGSPVPLLGQVPLDPRLREQGDEGTPIVLAEPDAPASLVLKEAAQKLTVRARGLAGMMLNVSPAGR, from the coding sequence GTGACGAGTACACAGCAGCTCCCCAGCGTCGACGACGTCCGCACAGCGCTGAAGGACGTGTACGACCCCGAAATCAAAAAGCCGATCACCGACCTCGGCATGGTGAAGGACGTAGTAGTCGGCGAAGACGGTGTGGTCACCGTCGGCATCTACCTCACCGTGGCCGGCTGCCCGCTCAAGGCGACGCTGACCGCGGACACCACAAATGCCGTCAAGAAGCTCCCCGGCGTCGCCGACGTGCGGGTCGAGCTCGACGTGATGAACGACGAGCAGCGCAGCGATCTCCGCAAGTCCCTGCGCGGCGACGCCGCCGAGCCGGTGATCCCGTTCGCGCAGCCGGGTTCCATGACGCGGGTGTACTGCGTGGCGTCCGGCAAGGGCGGCGTCGGCAAGTCTTCGGTGACGGTGAACCTGGCCGTCGCGATGGCGCAGCGCGGCCTGTCCGTCGGCGTCGTGGACGCGGACATCTACGGCCACTCGATCCCGCGCATGCTGGGCGCGCGCGAGAAGCCGACCAAGGTCGACACGATGATCATGCCGCCGCAGTCCCACGGCGTGAAGGTGATCTCGATCGGCATGTTCACCCCGGGCAACGCGCCCGTGGTGTGGCGCGGCCCGATGCTGCACCGCGCGTTGCAGCAGTTCCTGGCCGACGTGTTCTGGGGCGACCTGGACATCCTGCTGCTGGACCTGCCGCCGGGCACCGGCGACATCGCGATCTCGGTGGCGCAGCTGATCCCGAACGCCGAGATCCTGGTGGTCACCACGCCGCAGCAGGCCGCCGCCGAGGTGGCCGAGCGCGCGGGCGCGATCGCGATGCAGACCCGCCAGCGCGTGGCCGGGGTGATCGAGAACATGTCCTGGCTCGAAACGCCTTCGGGCGAGCGGATGGAGATCTTCGGCTCGGGCGGCGGCCAGTCGGTCGCCGACTCGCTGTCGAAGTCCATCGGCTCGCCGGTACCGCTGCTCGGCCAGGTCCCGCTCGACCCGCGCCTGCGTGAGCAGGGCGACGAGGGCACGCCGATCGTGCTCGCGGAGCCGGACGCGCCCGCGTCGCTGGTGTTGAAGGAAGCGGCGCAGAAGCTCACCGTCCGGGCCCGCGGCCTGGCCGGGATGATGCTGAACGTCAGCCCCGCCGGGCGCTGA
- a CDS encoding alpha/beta fold hydrolase: MTDRLTPGTHTVELDGVVQRYHVHGQGPVCLAHSGGPGITWEYLRMPAVEEHLTVVYVEPIGTGGSGRLATHPHGYTRDRYVQAVLGLLDHLGLERAHFLGHSHGGFVAQRLALTHPERVAGVVLYDSAPVTGPEHGKEAMAKVAEFAARNEGNPELPAVLAAFASLGALSSDEDVTVAVRGIMPAYFADFWGRLAEFGPLPEQTSGVFISGLDAGLEPDVIDDRALLGSLEVPTLVLVGRYDVICGVRWAEELHDGVPGSRLVVFERSGHFAHLEEPEAFARAVVGFVAR, encoded by the coding sequence ATGACCGACCGCCTCACCCCCGGCACCCACACCGTCGAGCTGGACGGCGTCGTCCAGCGTTACCACGTGCACGGCCAGGGCCCGGTGTGCCTCGCGCACTCCGGCGGCCCCGGCATCACCTGGGAGTACCTGCGAATGCCCGCCGTCGAGGAGCACCTGACCGTGGTCTACGTCGAGCCGATCGGCACCGGCGGCTCGGGCCGGCTCGCCACGCACCCGCACGGCTACACGCGCGACCGTTACGTCCAGGCGGTCCTCGGCCTGCTGGACCACCTCGGCCTCGAACGGGCGCACTTCCTCGGCCACTCCCACGGCGGTTTCGTCGCCCAGCGCCTCGCCCTCACCCACCCGGAACGCGTCGCCGGCGTCGTGCTCTACGACAGCGCGCCGGTCACCGGGCCCGAACACGGCAAGGAGGCGATGGCCAAGGTGGCGGAGTTCGCCGCGCGGAACGAGGGAAACCCCGAGCTGCCGGCCGTCCTCGCCGCCTTCGCCTCGCTCGGCGCGCTGAGCTCCGACGAGGACGTGACCGTGGCCGTGCGCGGCATCATGCCGGCGTACTTCGCCGACTTCTGGGGCCGGCTCGCGGAGTTCGGCCCGCTGCCGGAGCAGACGTCCGGGGTGTTCATCTCCGGCCTCGACGCCGGTCTGGAGCCGGACGTGATCGACGACCGGGCACTGCTCGGCTCGCTGGAGGTGCCCACGCTGGTGCTCGTCGGCCGCTACGACGTGATCTGCGGCGTGCGCTGGGCGGAGGAACTGCACGACGGCGTCCCGGGTTCGCGGCTGGTGGTGTTCGAGCGCAGCGGCCACTTCGCGCACCTGGAGGAGCCGGAGGCGTTCGCCCGGGCGGTGGTGGGCTTCGTCGCCCGCTGA
- a CDS encoding slipin family protein: MIVEILSAVVVVGGVWLGSTLRVVKQYERGLVYRFGRVRPKLREPGLTWLWPVADRLQKVNMQIVTMPVPAQDGITRDNVTVRVDAVVYFKVVDPIVASVNVQDYRAAVGQVAQTSLRSIIGKSDLDDLLSNRERLNQGLELMIDSPALDWGIHIDRVEIKDVALPETMKRSMSRQAEAERERRARVISADGELQASYKLSQAAATMADTPAALQLRLLETVVQVSAEKNSTLVLPFPVELLRFLDAATPRPAAAAAPAAPAAVPEPAPPEPAPPEPAQPEANGRITPSPRQPGDALTESE; encoded by the coding sequence ATGATCGTCGAAATTCTGAGTGCGGTCGTAGTCGTGGGCGGGGTGTGGCTGGGGTCCACCTTGCGGGTCGTGAAGCAGTACGAACGCGGCCTGGTGTACCGCTTCGGCCGGGTCCGCCCGAAGCTGCGCGAGCCGGGGCTGACGTGGCTGTGGCCGGTGGCCGACCGGCTGCAGAAGGTGAACATGCAGATCGTCACCATGCCGGTGCCCGCGCAGGACGGCATCACGCGCGACAACGTCACGGTGCGCGTGGACGCGGTGGTGTACTTCAAGGTGGTCGACCCGATCGTGGCCTCGGTGAACGTGCAGGACTACCGCGCGGCCGTCGGGCAGGTCGCGCAGACCTCGCTGCGGTCGATCATCGGCAAGAGCGACCTCGACGACCTGCTGTCGAACCGTGAGCGGCTCAACCAGGGCCTGGAGCTGATGATCGACAGCCCGGCGCTCGACTGGGGCATCCACATCGACCGCGTCGAGATCAAGGACGTCGCCCTGCCGGAGACGATGAAGCGCTCGATGTCCCGCCAGGCCGAGGCCGAGCGGGAGCGCCGCGCCCGGGTGATCTCCGCGGACGGCGAGCTGCAGGCGTCGTACAAGCTGTCCCAGGCGGCGGCCACGATGGCCGACACCCCGGCCGCCCTGCAGCTGCGCCTGCTGGAGACCGTGGTGCAGGTGTCGGCGGAGAAGAACTCGACCCTGGTGCTGCCGTTCCCGGTGGAGCTGCTGCGGTTCCTCGACGCGGCCACCCCGCGGCCGGCCGCAGCGGCCGCGCCCGCGGCACCGGCTGCTGTGCCGGAGCCCGCCCCACCGGAGCCCGCCCCACCGGAGCCTGCGCAGCCGGAGGCGAACGGCCGGATCACCCCCTCGCCCCGCCAGCCGGGCGACGCGCTGACCGAGTCCGAGTGA
- a CDS encoding general stress protein, which produces MVSSPFGGGRPAAGLPRLPTPPTGWPIGSYGTYGEAQQAVDFLADSEFPVTDVTIVGVDLMLVERVIGRMSWGRALGAGAVSGAWFGLFAGLLLGMFVNQGFPLQLLTGLVLGILAGLLFSALGYGMSRGRRDFSSASQLVAGRYDVLCQPRTAEQGRGLLAKLALKPPAAPA; this is translated from the coding sequence ATGGTGAGCAGTCCCTTTGGCGGCGGGCGGCCGGCGGCCGGGCTGCCGCGTCTCCCGACCCCGCCCACCGGCTGGCCGATCGGCTCGTACGGCACTTACGGCGAGGCCCAGCAGGCCGTGGACTTCCTGGCCGACAGCGAGTTCCCGGTCACCGACGTGACCATCGTCGGCGTCGACCTGATGCTCGTGGAGCGCGTGATCGGCCGGATGTCGTGGGGCCGGGCGCTCGGCGCCGGTGCGGTCTCCGGCGCGTGGTTCGGCCTCTTCGCCGGGCTGCTGCTCGGAATGTTCGTGAACCAGGGCTTCCCGTTGCAGCTGCTGACCGGGCTGGTGCTCGGCATACTGGCGGGCCTGCTGTTCTCCGCCCTCGGGTACGGCATGTCGCGCGGCCGCCGCGATTTCTCCTCGGCGAGCCAGCTCGTCGCGGGCCGTTACGACGTGCTGTGCCAGCCGCGCACGGCCGAGCAGGGGCGCGGGCTGCTGGCGAAGCTCGCGCTGAAGCCGCCGGCCGCGCCGGCCTGA